DNA sequence from the Thermodesulfobacteriota bacterium genome:
CCCCCTCCCCCGGCACCTCTTTCCACCCTCTGACTTACCGCTCGAATCCCGTACAAAGCCGTTTGCATCCGAAATAGCGCCGTGATACCCTTTCGCCATGGGCAAGGCGAGCAGGAAGAAACGGAAGCTTTTTGAAGACAAGGGGCCTGCTGCAGAGGGGGTCGGCTTACGGCCCGCCCTTGCCGCGCCGCTGGTCATGATACTGGCGGTACTTACCCTTTCGCTTCTCTCCCATGGCAGGAACTCCACACTCGGGGACGCGCGGGCGCTCTGGGAAGACGTCGCCCGGAAGAGCCCCGGGAAGGCGAGGGCGCACAATAACCTCGGCCGCGCCTACGACGCTTTGGACCTCGCGGAAGCGGCCGCAAGCGAGTACAGGGCCGCCGTGGAACTAAAACCCGACCACATGGAGGCGCACTATAACCTCGGGGGCGTTTACCTGAAGCAGGGGCTCCTCGACGAGGCAGTCGAGGAGTACAAGATAGCCCTTGCCGCACGGCCCGACCACCCGATGGTGCACTATAATCTCGGGATAGCCCTTGAGAAGCAGGGGCTCCTGGACGAGGCCGCAGGGGAATACGAGGCGGCGGTCCGCTCCCGGCCTGACTTCGCGCACGCCCGCTACAATCTCGGGAAGATATATGTCAGCAAGGGCATGTACGAGAAGGCCGAACGGGAGTACGCCGCGGTGGCGAGGCTGGACCGGGGTCTGGCGGCCGAGGCCCACTACGGGCTCGGGGCGGTCCATGCAAAGGAGGGGCGGTTCGATGCCGCCGGGGAGCACTACAGGGAGGCCTTAAGGCTCGGGCCGGACCGCGCCGAGACCCGCTACAACCTCGGGACCGTCTATGCCGGGCAGGGGAGGATGGAGGAGGCCGCAGCCGAGTTCAAAAAGGCGCTCGGACTGAAGCCGGACCACGCCGGGGCGCACGCCAACCTGGGGACGGTTTACGCCAGTATGGGCCTTACCGACGAGGCCGTAAGGGAGTACAGGGAGGCATTAAGGCTCAAGCCCGGCTCCGCCGCGGTACGGCAGAACCTCGAAAGACTCATGAAGGAAAAGTGGGACCGGAAAGGGGGGGTGACGGGGAAGGGAAAAGCAGGGGGAGGAGGGGGAGGCTGATAGAACTTTTGCCTGCGGCCGCTACTTCTTCTTTGGCACGACCCCTATAGTCGCCTTGCCGTCCTTTACGTAGACCTTCACCTCCACGTCTTTCCCGTAAGTGTTTTCGGCCTTCTTCTTAAGCTGGTTTACGCCCTTTTGGATCCGTTCATAGGAGACGTCGTCAGTGGATTCGCTGCACTCTTTTCTCGCGTCGAGGTACTTCTTGTAGATGTCTTCCATCCCTGGCATTCCAGGCATCCCGGGGTCGACGGGCTTTTCCGCGGACCTTGTCGGCTCCGGCGGGGGCGCCCCCCTCGCTCCCCCTCCCTCGGCCCTCCTCACGTAGGTGCCCTCCTCGATGGCCCGGATCGTCCTGGCCCAGTACTGTTTGTACGAGATGTACCTGCCGACCAGGCTCTGGTACTTGTACTTGAGGCCGGTATTGCTGATGGGTACGTTGCTGTAGCGCCTGACCAGCCGGTCGACATCTTCCCTTAGCCGGAGGGGCTCCCGCTTGAGTATGTGCATGAAGTACTGCTCGTACTCGACCTTGAGCTTCGTGAGCTTGACGTCGAGCAAAGGTATATCTTCATTAATGCTCATAAGCCCTGATTTTACCAGAGGGCGCGGGGGATGTAAAGGGTGCTGCCGCACGGTTAACGCCATAAGCGGCCCAATACAGCATTGGTATCGAATACCCGCAACGGTCGTCATGGAATTGAAATACCCTCAGGGTGCTGCTGAGGCATAAATAATGGCTTGACGGCGCAGGGAGGTTGATATATCTTGGTGAATGTGAAAGGTCTTGCAGCCATAGTCCTTGCCGCGGGTAAGGGGAAGAGGATGAAGTCCGCTCTCCCCAAGGTATTGCATCCGGTGGCCGGGAAACCCATGCTCCACTACCCGATAGAGGTGCTTAGGAGCCTCGGCGCGAAGAGGGTCGCGGTCGTTACGGGCCACGGGGGCGGAGAGGTGAGGAGCGCCCTCATTGGAAAAGATGGTAAGGGGGGCAGGGGGATGAAGTTTTGCCTCCAGTCCCAACAGCTCGGTACGGGCCACGCCGTAAAGTGCGGGATGAAGGGGCTAAAGGGTTTTAAGGGCGACGTCCTTATCCTCTCCGGCGACGTGCCGCTCATCACCGCTTCCACCATAAAGGCCCTCCTGAAACTCCACCGCCGGGCAAGGGGAAGGGAGAGGCCCGTCCTCTCTTTTGTAAGCGCGATACTCGTGGACCCCACCGGATACGGAAGGGTCATTAGGGACGGGAAGGGGAGGGTTACCGGAATAGTCGAGCAGAAGGAGTTGAAGGGCGCCGAGCGGGACATTCATGAGGTGAACGCCGGAATATACGTCGTAAGCTCCGAGTTCCTTATTAAAAACCTGAAGCGTCTCAAGAAGAAAAACGCCCAGGGGGAGTACTACCTTACCGACCTCGTCTCCCTTGCCTCGGAAGGCGGCGGGAGAAAAAATGGAAAAAAAGTTTCGGCGCTGACCCATCTCGACCCCGAGGAGGTAATGGGCGTCAATACCCGCGTGGAGCTCGCGCGCGCAGGCGCCGCCATGAGGGGGAGGATAGTAACCGAACTCATGCTCTCGGGCGTTACGGTCATGGACCCGGACTCGGCCTACGTAGACTCGGGCGTCAGGGTAGGCAGGGATACGACCCTCTATCCGGACGTGCATCTCGTGGGTGAGACGGCCGTCGGCGCGGGCTCTACCATAGAGGAGGGGGTCAAGATAAAGGACTCCGTCATAGGGCCCGGCACGACGGTCAAGAGTTTCTCCATGATAGAGTCCTCCCTTATAGGTAAGAACGCCACCATCGGCCCGTTCGCCCGGCTCAGGCCCGGCAACTCCATAGGGGACGGGGCGAGGATAGGGAACTTCGTCGAGGTCAAGAACTCGAAGATAGGGAAGGGTACGAAGGCCAACCATCTTAGCTATATCGGGGACGCAGTAATAGGTAAGGACGTGAATATCGGCGCCGGCACCATAACCTGCAACTACGACGGGGCCGGGAAGCACCGGACCACCATAGAGGACGGGGCGTTCATAGGGAGCGACACGCAGCTCGTGGCGCCCGTCAGGGTCGGGAAGGGCGCCTACATAGGCTCTGGCTCGACCATTACGAAGAACGTACCCGCGGGCTCGCTGGCGCTATCGAGGGCCGAGCAGAAAATCGTAAAGGGCTGGGTAAAAAAGAGGAAGAAAGGATAAGGCCGTGGTGTGTTATACGGAAGGTTTTTCCGCATCACGCATAACGGCACTAAAACCATGTGCGGGATAGTCGGATACATAGGGCCGAGGGACGCAAGCGGCGTACTCCTCGGCGGGCTTAAGAGGCTCGAGTACCGTGGTTACGACTCCTCGGGGCTCGCCGTGCTTAACGGGGGGGAGATAGGGTTAAGGAGGAGCGTCGGTAAGATAGCGGGGCTCGTTAAGAAGGTAGCCGAAGAGCCGATCAAGGGGAGCGTCGGCATAGGGCATACCCGCTGGGCCACGCACGGCAGGCCCAGCGAGGAGAACGCCCACCCGCACCTGGAGGGCGGGGTGGCCGTGGTACATAACGGCATCATAGAGAACTACCTCGCCTTAAGAGATGAGCTTAAAAAAGACGGCGCAAAGTTCAGGTCCGAGACCGATACCGAGATCCTCGCCCACCTCATAAGCCGGGAGGTGGAGAAGGGCAGGGGACTGGAGGATGCGGTCCGCGAAGCCGTAAAGCGCGTTAAGGGGACCTACGCGCTCGCCGCCATAAGTATAAAAGAGCCGGACAGGATAGTGGGGGCGAGGATGGAGTGCCCGCTCGTGGTGGGTCTCGGGGAGGGTGAGACGGTATTCTCCTCCGATATGCCGGCCATACTGGATATCACCCGCAAGGCCGTCTTCATGGAGGACGGCGAGGTGGCGACCATAACGGGAAAGGGCGTTACGATAACGGACTCCCGCGGCAATAAGGTGGATAGAGAGCCCGTTACCATAGACTGGAGCCCGGTAATGGCCGAGAAGGGCGGCTACCGGCACTTCATGCTGAAAGAGATATTCGAGCAGCCGCGCGCCATAGCCGATACCTTCAGGGGGCTCGTGATGGAGGAGTCGGGCGACGTCTTCCTTGACGGGTTTAACGTCCCCCTGGAGGGGATAAAGCGAGTGTACATCGTGGCCTGCGGCACGTCCTGGCACGCCGCCCTTGTCGGGAAGTTCCTCTTCGAAGAGTTCTTCGGCGTGCCGACGGAGGTGGACCTCGCGAGCGAGTTCCGCTACCGCAACCCGCTCGTTGGCAAGGACACGCTCGTCCTTGCCATATCCCAGTCGGGCGAGACGGCGGACACCCTTGCCGCCGTAAGGGAGGCGAAGAAGAAGGGGGCTCCCGTCATTGCCGTCTGTAACGTCGTCGGGAGCAGCCTCGCGAGGGAGGCCGCCTGGACGTTTATGACCCATGCGGGCCCGGAGATAGGCGTGGCCTCGACAA
Encoded proteins:
- a CDS encoding tetratricopeptide repeat protein, with amino-acid sequence MGKASRKKRKLFEDKGPAAEGVGLRPALAAPLVMILAVLTLSLLSHGRNSTLGDARALWEDVARKSPGKARAHNNLGRAYDALDLAEAAASEYRAAVELKPDHMEAHYNLGGVYLKQGLLDEAVEEYKIALAARPDHPMVHYNLGIALEKQGLLDEAAGEYEAAVRSRPDFAHARYNLGKIYVSKGMYEKAEREYAAVARLDRGLAAEAHYGLGAVHAKEGRFDAAGEHYREALRLGPDRAETRYNLGTVYAGQGRMEEAAAEFKKALGLKPDHAGAHANLGTVYASMGLTDEAVREYREALRLKPGSAAVRQNLERLMKEKWDRKGGVTGKGKAGGGGGG
- a CDS encoding MXAN_5187 C-terminal domain-containing protein, with translation MSINEDIPLLDVKLTKLKVEYEQYFMHILKREPLRLREDVDRLVRRYSNVPISNTGLKYKYQSLVGRYISYKQYWARTIRAIEEGTYVRRAEGGGARGAPPPEPTRSAEKPVDPGMPGMPGMEDIYKKYLDARKECSESTDDVSYERIQKGVNQLKKKAENTYGKDVEVKVYVKDGKATIGVVPKKK
- the glmU gene encoding bifunctional UDP-N-acetylglucosamine diphosphorylase/glucosamine-1-phosphate N-acetyltransferase GlmU, with amino-acid sequence MKGLAAIVLAAGKGKRMKSALPKVLHPVAGKPMLHYPIEVLRSLGAKRVAVVTGHGGGEVRSALIGKDGKGGRGMKFCLQSQQLGTGHAVKCGMKGLKGFKGDVLILSGDVPLITASTIKALLKLHRRARGRERPVLSFVSAILVDPTGYGRVIRDGKGRVTGIVEQKELKGAERDIHEVNAGIYVVSSEFLIKNLKRLKKKNAQGEYYLTDLVSLASEGGGRKNGKKVSALTHLDPEEVMGVNTRVELARAGAAMRGRIVTELMLSGVTVMDPDSAYVDSGVRVGRDTTLYPDVHLVGETAVGAGSTIEEGVKIKDSVIGPGTTVKSFSMIESSLIGKNATIGPFARLRPGNSIGDGARIGNFVEVKNSKIGKGTKANHLSYIGDAVIGKDVNIGAGTITCNYDGAGKHRTTIEDGAFIGSDTQLVAPVRVGKGAYIGSGSTITKNVPAGSLALSRAEQKIVKGWVKKRKKG
- the glmS gene encoding glutamine--fructose-6-phosphate transaminase (isomerizing); this translates as MCGIVGYIGPRDASGVLLGGLKRLEYRGYDSSGLAVLNGGEIGLRRSVGKIAGLVKKVAEEPIKGSVGIGHTRWATHGRPSEENAHPHLEGGVAVVHNGIIENYLALRDELKKDGAKFRSETDTEILAHLISREVEKGRGLEDAVREAVKRVKGTYALAAISIKEPDRIVGARMECPLVVGLGEGETVFSSDMPAILDITRKAVFMEDGEVATITGKGVTITDSRGNKVDREPVTIDWSPVMAEKGGYRHFMLKEIFEQPRAIADTFRGLVMEESGDVFLDGFNVPLEGIKRVYIVACGTSWHAALVGKFLFEEFFGVPTEVDLASEFRYRNPLVGKDTLVLAISQSGETADTLAAVREAKKKGAPVIAVCNVVGSSLAREAAWTFMTHAGPEIGVASTKAFTTQLTALFLLALYFGRRRGGRGGTGGIDHDRGVELVQELVRLPGKLERILDDTRHIEEVAKKYFHVRDFLYLGRGINYPIALEGALKLKEISYIHAEGYPAGEMKHGPIALIDEEMPVVVLAPRDASYPKIMGNMEEVKARGGMVIAVVGEGDAGSKGGASEKVDDVIEVPAAPHYLTPIVMSMPLQLLAYHIAVLKGTDVDQPRNLAKSVTVE